In Campylobacter showae CSUNSWCD, one genomic interval encodes:
- a CDS encoding hydrogenase 4 subunit F, whose translation MDSLTLILILPLLGAILLFFSPKNYATLSLLHVAVSAVTSLALLFNVSKVLSSGTFYAHDKFLFLDSLGCVFLVLIAVTGFLVNLYATHYMKWELEEGHINLDALRKYYALSHVFIFTMTLSVICNNVAFMWAAIEATTLSSVFLVAILKDQKSTESGYKYIVLCSIGLAFALYATVLLYSATFAEIKDGETAMLWTGIMANAKNLSPDVAKLIFVFALIGFGTKAGLAPTHTWLPDVHAQGPAPISALLSGVLLKCAMLALFRYYAIAAQATGMEFVQSVMVISGLITLFVGGIFLIRQHDVKRMFAYHSIVHMGVIAFALGVGGPFGLFAAIFHCLAHSFTKALAFCSTGNIARIYGHKDMTKMGGMVKIAPITTMMFGAAVCSLVGVPAFAIFVSEYNVFVGAINSGQYFSVALFAIALAIIFIADFSHFNMASFGEPKAAVVHNKEMSIVENLPLILLCALIIIFGVWHVENFYALVNEGVKIMMGV comes from the coding sequence ATGGATAGTTTAACTTTGATATTAATTTTACCGCTTCTTGGAGCGATATTGCTATTTTTCTCTCCGAAAAATTACGCGACTTTGAGTTTGCTTCACGTTGCGGTTAGCGCGGTTACGTCTTTGGCATTGCTATTTAACGTAAGCAAGGTTTTATCGAGCGGTACTTTTTACGCGCACGATAAATTTTTGTTTCTAGATAGCCTTGGCTGCGTGTTTTTGGTGCTTATCGCGGTTACTGGATTTTTGGTAAATTTGTACGCGACTCACTATATGAAATGGGAGCTCGAAGAGGGCCATATAAATTTGGACGCGCTTAGAAAATACTATGCGCTTAGCCACGTATTTATATTTACGATGACTCTAAGTGTCATCTGTAACAACGTCGCCTTTATGTGGGCTGCGATCGAGGCTACTACGCTTTCATCAGTGTTCCTAGTCGCGATCTTAAAAGACCAAAAATCAACCGAGAGCGGCTATAAATACATAGTCCTTTGCTCTATCGGCCTAGCGTTCGCGCTTTATGCGACTGTACTTCTTTACTCTGCGACCTTTGCGGAGATAAAAGACGGCGAAACCGCGATGCTGTGGACCGGTATAATGGCAAACGCTAAAAATTTGAGCCCTGACGTTGCTAAGCTAATATTCGTCTTTGCGCTCATCGGTTTTGGTACGAAAGCAGGTCTTGCTCCTACGCATACGTGGCTTCCGGACGTTCACGCTCAAGGCCCTGCGCCGATTTCGGCTCTACTTTCAGGCGTTTTGCTAAAGTGCGCGATGCTAGCTTTATTTAGATATTACGCTATCGCGGCTCAAGCTACTGGTATGGAGTTCGTTCAAAGCGTGATGGTAATCTCAGGCCTTATTACGTTGTTCGTCGGCGGTATATTCCTGATTAGACAACACGACGTAAAAAGAATGTTTGCCTACCACTCTATCGTGCATATGGGCGTTATTGCCTTTGCATTGGGTGTTGGCGGACCTTTTGGGCTATTTGCGGCGATTTTCCACTGCCTAGCTCACAGCTTTACAAAAGCTCTTGCGTTTTGCTCAACGGGCAACATCGCTAGAATTTACGGTCACAAAGATATGACTAAAATGGGCGGTATGGTAAAGATTGCACCGATAACCACTATGATGTTCGGCGCTGCGGTTTGTTCGCTAGTAGGCGTCCCTGCGTTTGCGATATTTGTCAGCGAATATAACGTATTCGTCGGCGCTATAAACAGCGGTCAATATTTTAGCGTTGCGCTATTTGCGATAGCTCTTGCGATCATCTTTATCGCGGACTTCTCACACTTTAACATGGCAAGTTTTGGCGAGCCTAAAGCTGCGGTCGTTCACAATAAAGAGATGAGCATAGTAGAAAATTTACCGCTTATCCTGCTTTGCGCGCTAATCATAATATTTGGCGTTTGGCACGTAGAAAACTTTTACGCTCTAGTCAATGAGGGCGTCAAAATAATGATGGGAGTTTGA
- a CDS encoding NADH-quinone oxidoreductase subunit C has translation MRGDKFVEILKTKVKVLEVTRQADDQITVLVDRNDLPLAVKTLYYDIGGFLSTMIPNDERAINGCFALYYAISMEGSKMTEADDFAAEDKCFITVKTLIPGVDPTFPSVTPLVPACVWYEREAFDMFGLVAEGLPDKRRLVLADDWPDGLHPLRKDAMDYRYRPDPVAHQDEPDAEFLFPSGDSVVDVPLGPLHVTSDEPGHFRLFCDGDEIIDADYRLFYQHRGMEKLAENRMNYDQMGYLAERVCGICGYAHAIACIEAAERAIKLEIPLRAQAIRVICLEIERLHSHLLNIGLACEVTGNYNAFMHIFRVREYSMELAQLVTGGRKTYGNVIMGGLRRDMTDNEIRQGLAIINKLDVQITEIWDAVMEDKRQLGRWKGVGVLDKQVARDFSPVGPNMRGSGFKRDNRYDHPYDFFKYIEFEVAVEHGGDVFSREVVRYKELKQSIHIIRQCFELMPQTPIMIDPVTMIKPENFALGHDEAPRGENVHWIMQGSAQKVFRWRCRAATYNNWPSLRYQFRGNNISDAALIVCSLDPCYSCTERVTVVDVNTKKSKILTEKDLKRFCQTGKISKKDLR, from the coding sequence ATGAGAGGCGATAAATTTGTAGAAATTTTAAAAACAAAGGTAAAGGTTTTAGAAGTAACACGCCAAGCCGACGACCAAATTACGGTTTTAGTCGATAGAAACGACCTTCCGCTTGCGGTTAAGACCCTTTACTACGATATCGGTGGCTTTTTAAGCACGATGATACCAAACGACGAGAGGGCGATAAACGGCTGTTTCGCGCTTTACTACGCGATATCCATGGAAGGCAGCAAGATGACGGAGGCGGATGATTTTGCCGCAGAGGATAAGTGCTTTATCACCGTTAAAACGCTAATCCCGGGCGTCGATCCGACGTTTCCGTCCGTTACGCCGCTAGTGCCTGCTTGCGTGTGGTATGAGAGGGAGGCCTTTGATATGTTCGGCCTAGTTGCCGAGGGCCTACCTGATAAACGCCGCTTGGTTTTAGCCGACGATTGGCCAGACGGCCTTCATCCGCTTAGAAAAGACGCGATGGACTACCGCTATAGACCAGATCCCGTCGCTCACCAAGACGAGCCTGATGCCGAGTTTTTGTTTCCTAGCGGCGATAGTGTAGTCGACGTACCGCTTGGGCCTTTACACGTTACATCTGACGAGCCTGGACACTTTAGATTGTTTTGCGACGGCGACGAGATCATAGATGCAGACTACCGCTTGTTTTATCAACACCGCGGTATGGAAAAGCTAGCCGAAAACCGTATGAACTACGATCAGATGGGTTACCTTGCAGAGCGCGTCTGCGGAATTTGCGGTTACGCTCACGCGATTGCTTGTATCGAAGCGGCGGAAAGGGCTATAAAGCTAGAAATTCCGTTAAGAGCGCAAGCTATCCGCGTGATTTGCCTTGAGATCGAGCGCCTTCACAGCCACCTTTTAAATATCGGTCTAGCTTGCGAGGTAACGGGTAACTATAACGCCTTCATGCATATCTTTAGGGTGCGCGAGTACTCTATGGAGCTAGCCCAACTCGTAACCGGCGGTCGCAAGACATACGGTAACGTCATCATGGGCGGACTTCGCCGCGATATGACCGACAATGAAATCAGGCAAGGCCTTGCCATCATAAACAAACTCGACGTTCAAATTACGGAAATTTGGGATGCCGTGATGGAGGATAAACGCCAACTAGGACGCTGGAAAGGCGTAGGCGTACTTGATAAGCAAGTCGCTCGCGACTTTAGCCCGGTCGGTCCAAACATGCGCGGCTCTGGCTTTAAGCGCGATAACCGCTACGACCACCCTTACGACTTCTTTAAATATATCGAATTTGAAGTCGCGGTAGAGCACGGCGGAGACGTATTTAGTCGCGAAGTCGTGAGATACAAGGAGCTAAAACAGTCTATTCATATCATCAGGCAGTGCTTTGAGCTAATGCCTCAAACGCCGATCATGATAGATCCCGTGACTATGATTAAGCCTGAAAATTTCGCGCTCGGACACGACGAGGCTCCTCGCGGAGAAAACGTCCACTGGATCATGCAGGGCAGCGCGCAAAAGGTTTTCCGATGGAGATGCCGCGCGGCTACGTATAACAACTGGCCGAGCCTCCGCTACCAGTTCCGCGGAAATAATATCTCTGACGCCGCATTGATCGTTTGTTCGCTTGACCCGTGCTATTCGTGCACCGAGCGCGTTACAGTCGTGGACGTAAATACTAAAAAGAGTAAAATTTTAACCGAAAAAGACCTTAAGAGATTTTGCCAAACCGGCAAGATTAGCAAAAAGGATTTAAGATGA